From Carya illinoinensis cultivar Pawnee chromosome 5, C.illinoinensisPawnee_v1, whole genome shotgun sequence, one genomic window encodes:
- the LOC122310324 gene encoding uncharacterized protein LOC122310324, producing MESLPVEICLNIFCFLDYHNLAIAQQVCRKWKVLAVDNNLWSSLFRERWGGDHVVFYAPVGSKSWKDVYEGLKITREGGNYYLVHQGEIQRYLGSRRQRKTTAGYTLNTIREFNGEGLKEKQSCRGILDKILFFIGDLEGASIEAKCGRVL from the exons ATGGAGAGTTTACCTGTGGAGATCTGCCTTAACATTTTCTGTTTCTTGGATTACCACAATCTTGCAATCGCACAACAAG TTTGTCGGAAGTGGAAGGTCCTGGCTGTGGACAACAATCTATGGTCTAGCCTATTCAGGGAGAGATGGGGAGGAGATCATGTTGTGTTCTATGCCCCTGTTGGTTCAAAATCGTGGAAAGATGTATATGAG GGCTTGAAGATAACAAGAGAAGGTGGTAACTACTATCTTGTTCATCAAGGTGAAATTCAACGCTATCTGGGTTCAAGGAGACAAAGGAAAACGACAGCTGGTTATACTCTAAATACCATAAGAGAGTTCAATGGGGaaggattaaaagaaaagcaatcCTGTAGAGGGATTTTGGACAAAATACTTTTCTTCATTGGGGATTTGGAAGGTGCCTCTATAGAAGCAAAGTGTGGCCGGGTGCTATAA